Proteins encoded by one window of Oceanithermus desulfurans:
- a CDS encoding metal-sensitive transcriptional regulator — MKTRVHLQLDPDTRSEAQRRLKSVRGHVEGILRMLDDEGVYCVDVLKQIKAVEGALDKVGELILRSHLRDHVVTAAQRGDTDQIVDELMEVLKYR, encoded by the coding sequence ATGAAGACCCGCGTGCACCTGCAGCTGGATCCCGACACCCGCTCCGAGGCCCAACGGCGGCTCAAGAGCGTGCGCGGCCACGTCGAGGGCATCCTGCGCATGCTCGACGACGAGGGCGTCTACTGCGTGGACGTGCTCAAGCAGATCAAGGCCGTCGAGGGCGCGCTCGACAAGGTGGGCGAGCTCATCCTGCGCAGCCACCTGCGCGACCACGTGGTCACCGCCGCCCAGCGCGGCGACACCGACCAGATCGTCGACGAGCTGATGGAAGTCCTGAAGTACCGCTAG
- a CDS encoding CBS domain-containing protein, with amino-acid sequence MGLMEFARADVITLPPTATVSDAAALMADMNVGSVVVAEGLKPVGILTDRDIVVRVVRKQLDPTETPVFRVMTPEPLVLEEQMSLFEALEEVKHKGVRRYPIVDYEGNLVGIFTLDDVLQLLGLEMSAVARVVEGR; translated from the coding sequence ATGGGACTCATGGAGTTCGCGCGGGCTGACGTGATCACCCTGCCGCCGACGGCGACCGTGTCCGACGCGGCGGCGCTGATGGCCGACATGAACGTGGGCAGCGTGGTGGTCGCCGAGGGCCTGAAACCGGTGGGCATCCTCACCGACCGCGACATCGTGGTGCGGGTGGTGCGCAAGCAACTGGACCCGACCGAGACCCCGGTCTTCCGGGTGATGACGCCGGAGCCGCTGGTGCTCGAGGAGCAGATGAGCCTCTTCGAGGCGCTCGAGGAGGTCAAGCACAAGGGGGTGCGCCGCTACCCGATCGTCGACTACGAAGGCAACCTGGTGGGCATCTTCACCCTCGACGACGTGCTGCAGCTCTTGGGTTTGGAGATGTCCGCGGTGGCGCGGGTGGTGGAGGGAAGATAA
- a CDS encoding TlpA family protein disulfide reductase, translated as MRRFAVLAALGLALAAGPIGRPAPAFQGTTLAGEPFDLAYYLGRVPIVLHFWASNCPPCRVEAPYWAQAQRAYGDRLLIVGVDVQDLPTMAREFVARYGWSFPNVQDGTAAVAAAYRVTGKPTTVFVGIDGTVVGYHAGPYGSAAAFERDLLRLIRWRP; from the coding sequence GTGCGCCGCTTCGCCGTCCTCGCCGCTTTGGGGCTCGCGCTCGCCGCCGGGCCCATCGGCCGGCCCGCGCCCGCGTTTCAGGGAACCACCCTCGCGGGGGAGCCCTTCGACCTGGCGTACTACCTGGGCAGGGTCCCGATCGTGCTCCACTTCTGGGCCAGCAACTGCCCGCCCTGCCGCGTGGAGGCGCCCTACTGGGCCCAGGCCCAGCGGGCCTACGGCGACCGGCTGCTCATCGTCGGCGTGGACGTGCAGGACCTCCCGACGATGGCGCGGGAGTTCGTGGCCCGTTACGGCTGGAGCTTTCCCAACGTGCAGGACGGCACCGCCGCGGTGGCCGCGGCCTACCGGGTAACGGGCAAGCCCACCACGGTCTTCGTCGGTATCGACGGCACCGTGGTGGGCTACCACGCAGGCCCCTACGGGAGCGCCGCGGCCTTCGAGCGCGACCTGCTGCGCCTGATCCGCTGGCGGCCCTAG
- a CDS encoding CopZ family metallochaperone codes for MIKLKVEGMTCNHCVMAVKKALAKVGGVEEVVEVSLERGEALVRGQADPAQLVAAIEEEGYRAQPLG; via the coding sequence ATGATCAAACTCAAGGTCGAAGGCATGACGTGCAACCACTGCGTAATGGCGGTCAAGAAGGCGCTCGCGAAGGTCGGCGGCGTGGAGGAAGTGGTCGAGGTCAGCCTCGAGCGCGGCGAGGCGCTGGTCCGGGGTCAGGCCGATCCCGCTCAGCTGGTGGCCGCAATCGAGGAGGAAGGCTACCGGGCCCAGCCGCTCGGGTAG
- the dnaX gene encoding DNA polymerase III subunit gamma/tau, producing the protein MGALYRRARPATFDAVVGQEHVKDVLKSAIQKDRLAHAYLFSGPRGVGKTTTARLIAMSVGCAAEPEQRPCGECENCRMVREDRHPDVVEIDAASNNSVEDVRELRERILLAPLVAPKKVIILDEAHMMSKSAFNALLKTLEEPPEHVIFIFATTEPERMPATILSRTQHFRFRRLTEEQIAGKLAAVLAGEGRTAEPEALRLIARMSGGAMRDAESILDRLLALDVDPITRAAAEEALGLPPAERVAAVAAALDAGEVDRAVAEAQRLFSEGYSARTLTEQLAQALQAGLYARLGLGEGPRLAADPERLIAALTALDEHTEKLIRREDPFTLELGLLRVYAALHAAPAAPAPPPASGTRRPPPRKAAPAAKAPEPARPAANPEPAPAAGEPSNDEAAAPAADAPVDLTAAWRQVLGEVGIKVRAFLIEATPHLEDDALVLVYDEGHRFHHDRAREQQAVVEEAVRAVLGRGVRFELGKKNARLSPEPTPSPAPPPPVEAAPAAEREPEPKPAPDPEPVDAPPAPPTRKRPARRPGERGRRGRKDAEPAEPRFDRIELLDDPRFKKLQGLFKARLRQVWREAAEDEDVADEADGEA; encoded by the coding sequence GTGGGAGCCCTCTACCGCCGCGCCCGGCCCGCCACCTTCGACGCCGTGGTGGGTCAGGAACACGTCAAGGACGTGCTGAAGAGCGCGATCCAGAAGGACCGACTGGCGCACGCCTACCTCTTCTCGGGTCCGCGCGGCGTGGGCAAGACCACGACCGCGCGGCTGATCGCCATGAGCGTGGGCTGCGCCGCCGAACCCGAGCAGCGGCCCTGCGGCGAGTGCGAGAACTGCCGGATGGTGCGCGAGGACCGCCACCCCGACGTGGTGGAGATCGACGCGGCCAGCAACAACTCGGTGGAGGACGTGCGCGAGCTGCGCGAGCGCATCCTGCTCGCCCCCCTGGTCGCGCCCAAGAAGGTGATCATCCTCGACGAGGCGCACATGATGTCGAAGAGTGCCTTCAACGCTTTGCTCAAGACGCTCGAGGAACCGCCCGAGCACGTGATCTTCATCTTCGCCACCACCGAGCCCGAGCGGATGCCGGCGACCATCCTCTCGCGCACCCAGCACTTCCGCTTCCGCCGCCTCACCGAGGAGCAGATCGCGGGCAAGCTCGCGGCGGTGCTCGCCGGCGAAGGGCGGACGGCCGAACCCGAGGCCCTGCGCCTGATCGCGCGCATGAGCGGCGGCGCGATGCGCGACGCCGAGAGCATCCTCGACCGGCTGCTGGCGCTCGACGTCGACCCCATCACCCGCGCGGCCGCGGAGGAGGCCCTGGGGCTGCCCCCTGCCGAGCGCGTGGCTGCGGTGGCCGCGGCGCTCGACGCCGGCGAGGTGGACCGCGCGGTGGCCGAGGCCCAGCGGCTCTTCTCGGAGGGCTACTCGGCGCGGACGCTCACCGAGCAGCTCGCCCAGGCGCTGCAGGCGGGCCTCTACGCCCGGCTGGGGCTGGGCGAGGGGCCCCGGCTCGCGGCCGATCCCGAACGGCTGATCGCGGCGCTGACGGCGCTCGACGAGCACACCGAGAAGCTGATCCGGCGCGAGGACCCATTCACGCTCGAGCTGGGGCTGCTGCGCGTCTACGCCGCCCTGCACGCCGCGCCCGCAGCCCCGGCGCCGCCCCCCGCGTCCGGCACCCGGCGCCCGCCCCCCCGCAAGGCCGCCCCCGCGGCGAAGGCGCCCGAACCCGCGCGGCCCGCGGCGAACCCGGAGCCGGCGCCCGCGGCCGGAGAACCCAGCAACGACGAAGCCGCCGCCCCCGCGGCGGACGCGCCCGTCGACCTGACCGCCGCCTGGCGGCAGGTGCTGGGCGAGGTGGGCATCAAGGTGCGCGCCTTCCTGATCGAGGCCACCCCCCACCTGGAAGACGACGCCCTGGTGCTCGTCTACGACGAGGGGCACCGCTTTCACCACGACCGCGCCCGCGAGCAGCAGGCCGTCGTGGAGGAGGCGGTGCGGGCGGTGCTGGGCCGCGGCGTACGCTTCGAACTGGGTAAAAAAAACGCGCGATTGAGCCCTGAACCCACCCCATCGCCTGCCCCGCCGCCGCCGGTCGAGGCCGCCCCCGCAGCGGAGCGGGAACCCGAACCCAAGCCGGCCCCCGACCCGGAGCCCGTGGACGCGCCCCCCGCGCCCCCGACCCGCAAGCGGCCGGCGCGGAGGCCCGGGGAGCGCGGACGCCGCGGCCGCAAAGACGCCGAGCCGGCCGAGCCGCGCTTCGACAGGATCGAGCTGCTCGACGACCCCCGCTTCAAGAAGCTGCAGGGCCTGTTCAAGGCGCGCCTGCGCCAGGTCTGGCGCGAAGCCGCGGAGGACGAAGACGTCGCGGACGAAGCCGACGGCGAGGCCTGA
- a CDS encoding FAD-dependent oxidoreductase, with protein MSKRLVVIGGVAAGMSAAAKAKRSNPDLEVVAFEKSRYVSYGACGLPYYLAGWIDDVEKLVARTPEKFAKQGVKALVRHEVVEVDYEGRRVKVADLDGGREFWEPFDYLVVSTGARPVLPPIEGVHLPGVFTLRQLEDGEAIMSALHRAQRTVIVGAGYVGLEVAEAFRARGKQVTVVELAERVLPAADPEVSALVHEELTRNGVQVVTGTEVESLTGLGRVQAVQTSAFEIPADLVLLAVGIRPNVGLATSFGVATGPTGAIAVDEQLRTNLENVWAAGDVAESVHLVTGRPYWLPLGDVANKHGRTAGTVIAGGLASFKGVVGSAVTKIFDLAVAFTGLSEEDARKAGFDAKSVWIKSADRAHYYPDPHPFHVKLVYEGGSGRLLGAQVVGHQSDALRIDVVATLLHRGGTVEDLRALDLAYAPPFSPVWDPLLVAANQAR; from the coding sequence ATGAGCAAGCGTCTCGTCGTCATCGGTGGCGTGGCCGCGGGCATGAGCGCCGCGGCCAAGGCCAAGCGCAGCAACCCCGACCTCGAGGTCGTCGCCTTCGAAAAGTCGCGGTACGTTTCCTACGGCGCCTGCGGCCTGCCCTACTACCTGGCCGGCTGGATCGACGACGTGGAGAAGCTCGTGGCGCGCACCCCCGAGAAGTTCGCCAAGCAGGGGGTCAAGGCCCTGGTGCGGCACGAGGTCGTCGAGGTCGACTACGAGGGCCGGCGCGTCAAGGTGGCCGACCTGGACGGCGGCCGCGAGTTCTGGGAGCCCTTCGACTACCTGGTCGTCAGCACCGGGGCCCGTCCCGTCCTGCCCCCGATCGAGGGGGTGCACCTCCCCGGCGTCTTCACCCTGCGCCAGCTCGAGGACGGCGAGGCCATCATGAGCGCGCTGCACCGGGCCCAGCGCACGGTCATCGTGGGGGCCGGCTACGTGGGGCTCGAGGTGGCCGAGGCCTTCCGCGCCCGCGGCAAGCAGGTCACGGTCGTCGAGCTCGCGGAGCGGGTGCTACCCGCCGCCGATCCCGAGGTGAGCGCCCTGGTGCACGAGGAGCTGACCCGCAACGGCGTCCAGGTCGTCACCGGCACCGAGGTGGAGAGCCTCACCGGCCTGGGCCGGGTGCAGGCGGTGCAGACCAGCGCCTTCGAGATCCCCGCCGACCTGGTGCTGCTGGCCGTTGGCATCCGCCCCAACGTGGGGCTGGCCACCTCGTTCGGGGTGGCGACCGGCCCCACGGGGGCGATCGCCGTGGACGAGCAGCTGCGCACGAACCTGGAAAACGTCTGGGCCGCGGGCGACGTGGCCGAGAGCGTGCACCTCGTCACCGGCCGGCCCTACTGGCTGCCGCTCGGCGACGTGGCCAACAAGCACGGCCGCACCGCCGGCACCGTGATCGCTGGCGGCCTGGCGAGCTTCAAGGGCGTCGTCGGCAGCGCCGTCACCAAGATCTTCGACCTGGCCGTCGCCTTCACCGGCCTCAGCGAGGAGGACGCCCGCAAGGCCGGGTTCGACGCCAAGAGCGTCTGGATCAAGTCGGCCGACCGCGCTCACTACTACCCGGATCCCCACCCCTTCCACGTCAAGCTCGTCTACGAAGGGGGCTCGGGGAGGCTCCTGGGAGCGCAGGTGGTGGGGCACCAAAGCGACGCGCTGCGCATCGACGTGGTGGCGACCCTGCTCCACCGGGGCGGCACCGTCGAGGACCTGCGCGCCCTCGACCTCGCCTACGCGCCGCCTTTCAGCCCCGTTTGGGACCCGCTGCTGGTGGCGGCCAACCAAGCCAGGTAG
- a CDS encoding NAD-dependent epimerase/dehydratase family protein produces the protein MTYLVTGATGFIGGRLARRLLAAGHRVRVLARRPPAAAPLEAAGARVFRGDLTRPETLRPAMEGVDGVFHVAAWYAVGVPAAAAEPTNVQGTRHVLDTALALGVPKVVYTSTIAVYGDTRGRLVDESYFYDGRRLGWASAYDRTKWTAHYEVARPLAEAGLPLVTVLPGLVYGPGDRSPIGDLLRRLVCGRALAVPAETVYCWSHVDDVAQAHWLAMARGHPGEEYIVAGEPRSLVAVLRQARRWIGSSSRILPLPNAALRLLSRLVRPFDAWLPPVYTSEGLRAAAASYTADHAKARAELGYAPRPLREGLPPTLEALRDETRCATG, from the coding sequence ATGACCTACCTCGTCACCGGGGCCACCGGGTTCATCGGAGGCCGGCTGGCCCGCCGGCTGCTCGCCGCCGGACACCGCGTGCGCGTCCTCGCCCGCCGCCCACCGGCCGCCGCGCCTCTGGAAGCCGCCGGCGCCCGCGTCTTCCGCGGCGACCTCACCCGGCCCGAGACCCTGCGGCCCGCCATGGAGGGCGTGGACGGCGTCTTTCACGTCGCCGCCTGGTACGCCGTCGGCGTCCCCGCTGCGGCGGCGGAGCCCACGAACGTCCAGGGGACCCGGCACGTGCTCGACACCGCACTCGCGCTGGGGGTACCCAAGGTGGTGTACACCTCCACGATCGCCGTCTACGGCGACACCCGCGGGCGGCTCGTGGACGAGAGTTACTTTTACGACGGGCGGCGGCTCGGTTGGGCCAGCGCCTACGACCGCACCAAGTGGACGGCCCACTACGAGGTGGCCCGCCCTCTGGCCGAAGCCGGGCTTCCCCTGGTCACCGTCCTCCCGGGGCTGGTCTATGGCCCCGGGGACCGCAGTCCGATCGGCGACCTGCTGCGCCGGCTCGTCTGCGGCCGCGCGCTGGCGGTGCCGGCCGAGACGGTCTACTGCTGGTCCCACGTCGACGACGTGGCCCAGGCCCACTGGCTGGCGATGGCGCGCGGCCACCCGGGAGAAGAGTACATCGTGGCCGGCGAGCCCCGCAGCCTCGTGGCCGTCCTGCGCCAGGCCCGCCGCTGGATCGGCTCCTCCTCGCGCATCCTGCCGCTGCCGAACGCGGCCCTCAGGCTGCTGAGCCGCCTCGTCCGCCCGTTCGACGCCTGGCTGCCCCCGGTCTACACCTCCGAAGGCCTGCGGGCCGCGGCGGCGAGCTACACCGCCGACCACGCCAAGGCGCGCGCCGAGCTGGGGTACGCCCCGCGGCCGTTGCGCGAGGGGCTGCCGCCGACCCTGGAGGCCCTGCGGGACGAAACCCGCTGCGCCACTGGGTAG
- a CDS encoding TlpA family protein disulfide reductase has translation MPPGRLLPSLVLALFGLALAAVPGPTSWPAPPFSAERLDRPGAVLNLAETLGRRPVVLNFWASWCVPCRVEAPVLRDAERRYRGRVLFVGVNLQDTRKGAEAFMETFFWSFPNVRDPRGAVARRYRVGGIPTTVFIDAGGRVVRVWTGPLDPERLEAFLRALIGTPEG, from the coding sequence ATGCCGCCCGGCCGCCTCCTTCCGTCGCTGGTTCTCGCGCTGTTCGGCCTAGCCTTGGCCGCCGTACCCGGCCCCACGTCGTGGCCCGCTCCACCGTTCAGCGCCGAGCGGCTCGACCGGCCGGGTGCGGTGCTGAACCTCGCCGAAACGCTGGGGCGGCGGCCGGTCGTGCTCAACTTCTGGGCCAGCTGGTGCGTGCCCTGCCGGGTCGAGGCCCCGGTGCTGCGCGACGCGGAGCGGCGCTACCGGGGGCGCGTGCTCTTCGTGGGGGTCAACCTGCAGGACACCCGGAAGGGCGCGGAAGCCTTCATGGAGACGTTCTTCTGGTCCTTCCCCAACGTCCGCGACCCCCGCGGCGCGGTGGCGCGGCGCTACCGCGTCGGCGGCATTCCCACCACCGTCTTCATCGACGCCGGAGGCCGGGTGGTGCGGGTGTGGACGGGCCCGCTCGACCCCGAGCGGCTCGAGGCCTTTTTGCGCGCTCTCATCGGGACGCCGGAGGGTTAA